The window TGCGCTTATGGTGGGTATCGGCACATTTATCGTGTACTGCATCATACAGTTCGCCAAATATCGAAAATCTTTAAAAAGCACGGAGGAAAGTGAAGAAGACTCAAAAGAGCAGGCATCTTTCATCCACAAAATATTAGCGAACACAAAACAGCGAAATATGCTTTTTATGGTGCTTGCTGCCATTATTTTGATATTCCCTCATCTGTTTTCAACCTATCAGACCAACATCATGACCACTGCGCTTATGTATGTGGTACTTGGTCTTGGTTTGAACATCGTTGTAGGTATGGCTGGCTTGCTCGATCTGGGTTTTGTTGCCTTCTACGCGGTTGGTGCCTACTCCTACGCATTGCTCAACCACCATTTCGGGCTGGGCTTCTGGGAAGTGCTGCCTATTGGTGGCGGACTTGCAGCAATTGCCGGTATTTTGCTCGGTTATCCTGTATTGAGGCTCAGGGGCGATTATCTTGCCATTGTCACTTTGGGTTTTGGTGAGATTATTCGACTGGTACTGGAGAACTGGAATGAATTTTCCAAGGGGCCAAGTGGTATTTCCAACATCTCCCGGCCTGAGTTTTTCGGTATCGAGATGAGCCTGGAAATGTCAATTCTCTATATTTACTACATAATGGTCGGCTTTATGATATTCACCATTTTTGTAGTGAACAGGTTGCAGGATTCTCGATTAGGCCGCGCCTGGATTGCTTTGCGGGAGGATGAAATTGCCTGCCAGGCCATGGGAATAGACAAGCAGAAGACCAAACTTACAGCCTTTTCTCTGGGGGCGTTCTGGGCTGGTATTGTGGGGGTGATTTTCGCCGCGAAGACCACTTTTATCAATCCTGCGAGTTTCACATTTCTCGAATCCGCTATCATTCTCTCCATTGTAGTGCTTGGTGGAATGGGGTCAATTGTCGGTGTTATTATCGGTGCGCTTGTTCTGATACTCATGCCTGAATATCTGCGTGCCCTGTCAGAGTACAGAATGCTGGCTTTTGGTGCCATTCTGGTAATGATGATGGTATTCAGACCCCAGGGTTTGATCGCCAATGTCAGAAGAACGTACAGATTTGAGAAAAATTCATAAGGCACAGCAGAGATATGACTACCCCAATATTGAAAGTTACCGGCCTTACCATGGATTTCGGCGGTATTCGTGCGCTGAATAAACTGGACCTTGATGTACACTCCGGAGAGATTGTCGCTCTTATCGGTCCCAATGGTGCAGGCAAGACCACATTCTTCAACTGTGTTACCGGTATTTATATGCCCACAGCTGGAGATGTGATGTTGACTCCTCCGGGAGCTGGTAAGAGTACCAGCCTCAAAGGGCTGAAGCCAAACTACGTTACGAAGAAAGGTCTGGCCAGAACATTTCAGAACATCCGGCTTTTTCCTAAAATGACGGTGTTGGAAAATGTTATGATCGGCCGGCATTGCCGAACAAAAGCCTTCATTCTCGGTGCAATTTTCCGCGGCCCTGCTACCCGTAGGGAAGAGCAGGAAATAATGGAGATGAGCTACAGTCTTCTGGAGAAAATCGGCCTTGCAGAATTTGCGAATGAACGAGCCGACAATCTCTCGTATGGCGCGCAGAGAAGATTGGAAATAGCCAGAGCTCTCGCCACGGAACCGCTTCTGCTTCTACTCGATGAACCTGCTGCTGGAATGAATCCCCAGGAGACTCAGGAACTTATTGATCTGATAAGGGAAATATCCTCTGATGGTCAGGCAATTCTACTCATTGAGCATGATATGAAATTGGTTATGACGCTTTCTGACAGAATCTTCGTTATGGATTATGGTAAGAAGATAGCCGAGGGCAAGCCTGAGGAGATCCGTACCAATCCAGATGTTATCAAGGCATACTTAGGTGAGGACGTAGATGCTTAAACTCGAGAATGTACAGGCAGGTTATGGCAACATCCTTGCCTTGAAAGATGTGAGCCTGGAGATTAATGAGGGTGAGATAATTACCCTCATCGGGGCAAACGGCGCAGGCAAAAGTACTACCTTGATGGCGATTTCCGGAGTTGTAGCTTGCAGATCCGGTAAAATTCTGTTTAATGGTGATGAAATTCAGGGCAGGAACTCTGATGAGATCGTCAAGAAAGGGCTTTGTCAGGTGCCTGAAGGAAGGCATATTTTTCCGCAGCTGACTGTGCGGGAAAATCTTGATATGGGTGCGTTTCTAAGGAATGACAAGGCGGAAATCAAGAAAGATATTGAGTATGTTTTCGATCTTTTTCCCATTTTAGCCGAGAGACGAAACCAGGATGGCGGAACCTTGAGTGGTGGTGAACAGCAGATGCTCGCCATGTCACGTGCGCTTATGGCGCGGCCGCAACTGCTGCTTTTGGATGAACCGTCCATGGGGCTTGCCCCGCTGGTGATCAAACAGATTTTTGAAATAATCAAGCAGATAAATTCAGAAAACAATACAACAATTTTTCTTGTCGAGCAGAACGCCAACCAGGCGCTGCACATTGCGGACAGAGGATATGTACTGGAGAACGGAGCCATTACCCTGAGTGGACCGGCCAGTGATCTTCTGGCGAATCAGGATGTGCAGAAAGCCTATCTGGGAATCTGATCGGCAAATTGATCCGGGGCACAGATGAGGTGCCCTGGAGGTGCAAGGAGCAAGCCCTCTATGGGAAAGACTAAAGTCGGTGTAATTGGTGTCGGGTATCTCGGAAGGTTTCACGCGCAGAAATATGCGGCGCTTGAGAATGCTGAACTGGTTGGTGTAGCAGATGTAAGCCTGGAACAGGCCGAAAAGGTGGCCGAAGAGTGTTCATGCAAAGCGTATGCGGATTATAAAGAACTTATCGCGCTGGTTGATGCAGTTTCAATTGTAGTCCCCACCAGTCTCCATCATAAAGTAGCAAGCGATTGTCTGAACGCCGGAGTTGATGTTCTCCTGGAGAAACCAATAACGGTAACTCTGGAAGAAGCAGATGACCTGATACGCATTGCTGAAGAGAAATCTCTGGTCT of the Desulfosediminicola ganghwensis genome contains:
- a CDS encoding ABC transporter ATP-binding protein — translated: MLKLENVQAGYGNILALKDVSLEINEGEIITLIGANGAGKSTTLMAISGVVACRSGKILFNGDEIQGRNSDEIVKKGLCQVPEGRHIFPQLTVRENLDMGAFLRNDKAEIKKDIEYVFDLFPILAERRNQDGGTLSGGEQQMLAMSRALMARPQLLLLDEPSMGLAPLVIKQIFEIIKQINSENNTTIFLVEQNANQALHIADRGYVLENGAITLSGPASDLLANQDVQKAYLGI
- a CDS encoding ABC transporter permease subunit; amino-acid sequence: MFSLNELKKGALISLWFVFLTFPIMVIKVDPIERIVQWRWTNALMVGIGTFIVYCIIQFAKYRKSLKSTEESEEDSKEQASFIHKILANTKQRNMLFMVLAAIILIFPHLFSTYQTNIMTTALMYVVLGLGLNIVVGMAGLLDLGFVAFYAVGAYSYALLNHHFGLGFWEVLPIGGGLAAIAGILLGYPVLRLRGDYLAIVTLGFGEIIRLVLENWNEFSKGPSGISNISRPEFFGIEMSLEMSILYIYYIMVGFMIFTIFVVNRLQDSRLGRAWIALREDEIACQAMGIDKQKTKLTAFSLGAFWAGIVGVIFAAKTTFINPASFTFLESAIILSIVVLGGMGSIVGVIIGALVLILMPEYLRALSEYRMLAFGAILVMMMVFRPQGLIANVRRTYRFEKNS
- a CDS encoding ABC transporter ATP-binding protein, with product MTTPILKVTGLTMDFGGIRALNKLDLDVHSGEIVALIGPNGAGKTTFFNCVTGIYMPTAGDVMLTPPGAGKSTSLKGLKPNYVTKKGLARTFQNIRLFPKMTVLENVMIGRHCRTKAFILGAIFRGPATRREEQEIMEMSYSLLEKIGLAEFANERADNLSYGAQRRLEIARALATEPLLLLLDEPAAGMNPQETQELIDLIREISSDGQAILLIEHDMKLVMTLSDRIFVMDYGKKIAEGKPEEIRTNPDVIKAYLGEDVDA